Proteins from one Desulfonema limicola genomic window:
- a CDS encoding addiction module protein — protein sequence MNKLDMSDKILLIADVWDTIAQSNKELPMPEWQKKELDLRYKLYKAGKQNLHDWVSESPWKKFR from the coding sequence ATAAATAAGTTGGATATGTCTGACAAAATTTTGCTGATAGCAGACGTGTGGGATACCATTGCCCAAAGCAATAAGGAACTTCCAATGCCTGAATGGCAGAAAAAGGAGCTTGATCTGAGATATAAATTGTATAAGGCAGGCAAACAGAATCTTCATGACTGGGTATCAGAAAGTCCCTGGAAGAAATTTAGATAA
- a CDS encoding type VI secretion system protein IglI family protein, with product MNLDILLKQTLEITETPGLETFDPRFTDITTLVQEGNYEQAAVQSQEILEQGIYDIRIIGYFLYGVFLEQGIVSLAPVFETISGILTDNWEAVGPVKNRDKHTANTIKWFAAQLNKKLEYEENKKEAVWDTWSQETDSDQVQEAMDALEKLQRSLGMTLEDKAGPLVDNMMKINAWLRSFYQIVYREPEPEPEPEEEPEEYEEYIEEEPETPGVKTQAASLSGTAPAGSIPAEGSYHLQVLLQKLDAFDRLISAEKFHLAALAADDINAIIANFDPKIYFPKIFARFSLLFARHISEIIAHEQHKGSVEWMALQELYKVDLESFVGFDAEIQFSSSQFAGSGYQEQNEEYYEEQHGQDTDY from the coding sequence ATGAATCTTGATATCCTCCTGAAGCAAACCCTGGAAATAACCGAAACCCCAGGGCTTGAAACCTTTGATCCCCGCTTTACCGACATAACAACCCTGGTGCAGGAAGGAAATTATGAACAGGCAGCAGTCCAGTCACAAGAAATTCTTGAACAGGGTATCTATGATATACGAATCATAGGCTATTTTTTATATGGGGTGTTTCTTGAACAGGGAATTGTATCTCTTGCACCGGTTTTTGAAACCATTTCAGGCATTCTGACAGATAACTGGGAAGCAGTAGGCCCTGTAAAAAACCGTGATAAACATACAGCCAACACCATTAAATGGTTTGCAGCCCAGTTGAACAAAAAACTGGAGTATGAGGAAAACAAAAAAGAGGCTGTATGGGATACCTGGTCACAGGAAACTGACAGCGATCAGGTACAGGAGGCTATGGATGCCCTGGAAAAACTTCAGCGATCTCTGGGCATGACCCTTGAAGACAAAGCCGGTCCCCTGGTTGATAACATGATGAAGATTAATGCCTGGCTTCGTTCATTCTATCAGATAGTTTACAGAGAGCCGGAACCTGAACCAGAGCCGGAAGAGGAACCAGAAGAATATGAAGAATATATAGAAGAAGAACCTGAAACACCAGGCGTAAAAACCCAGGCAGCATCATTATCAGGTACTGCACCAGCCGGCAGTATCCCGGCAGAAGGCTCATATCATTTGCAGGTATTACTCCAGAAATTAGACGCATTTGATCGTCTTATCAGCGCAGAAAAATTCCACCTGGCTGCCCTGGCGGCTGACGATATTAATGCCATTATAGCAAATTTTGACCCCAAGATATATTTCCCCAAGATATTTGCAAGATTTTCACTGCTTTTTGCCCGTCATATTTCAGAGATTATTGCACATGAACAGCATAAAGGCAGTGTGGAATGGATGGCATTGCAGGAGTTGTATAAAGTTGATCTGGAAAGTTTTGTGGGTTTTGATGCAGAAATTCAATTTTCATCATCTCAATTTGCGGGCAGCGGATATCAAGAGCAGAACGAGGAATATTATGAAGAACAGCATGGCCAAGATACTGATTATTAA